A region of the Arthrobacter sp. FW306-07-I genome:
TTCATCGGCCGTGACGCACTCGAACGGATCGATCCGGCCATGCAGCGCAAGAAGGTCACCCTGGCCTGGGACGCAGAAGATGTCACCTCCATCTTCGCGTCGCTGTTCAACGTGGGGGGGCCCAGCTACAAGTTCTTTGACCTGCCCCTGGCCAACTACGGCTCAGCCAACTACGACTCAGTGGTGGACGCCGACGGAACGGTGGTGGGGTACTCCATGTTCACCGGCTACAGCGCAAACGAACGGCGCGCACTCTCGCTGGCAACCATCGATCCCAACGTTCCCGAAGGCACGGAACTGAAGGTCGTTTGGGGCGAGCCGAACGGCGGTACCGCCAAGGCCGCCGTCGAACCCCATGTGCAGACTGAAGTGCGGGCCGTAGTGAGCCCCGTCCCCTACTCCACCGTGGCACGCGCCACCTACCACGGCGGGTGGCGGACGAACTACCAGTCGGCCTAGGCTGGGGACCCTGAAGTGCGGGGGTGCAGCCGCCCCCGCACTTTCCTTGAGCCCTTGGAGGAGTACCGCATGAGCCTTCGGTACGCGCTGCTGGCCCTGCTGCGCGTCGGCCCGCTGTCAGGTTACGAACTGCAGAAACAGTTCTCCATGTCCGTGGGGCACGTCTGGCACGCCCCGGACTCGCAGATCTACCCTGAGCTGCGCAAGATGGAGGAAGAGCACCTCATCGAAGGTGAGGAGCAGCCCAGGGGCCAGCGCGCCACCCGGCGGGTTTACCATGTGACGGCAGCCGGGAACCAGGCCTTCCTGGATTGGATGCAGACCCCGCTGGAATACGCGCGGGTCCGCGACCCTGCGCACCTGCGTGCCGCCTACCTTGAGGCGGCATCGCCGGAGACGGCGCGCGCGTTTTTTCGGCGGCATCAGGAACAGTGGGAGGCCGAGCTTGCCCAGTGGGAGGGTGAACTCCAGCGCATCGCCCAGGTGGACAATCCGATGCTGGTGCGCCGCCTGGCCGTAACGGACCCCGCGGACCGGGAACGCACCATCGCCTTCAAGCGGTTCACATACGAAGGCCTGGTGGACCGGGCCCACGCTGAAATAGCGTGGGCGCGGCGGGGGCTCGAGCTCATCGACACCCTGGAATCCCCGGGACGCGCCACGCCGGTGCCCAGCGCGTCCCCGGCCTAGTCAGCCAACGTTTCAACAGTCGCATACCCCTTGCCGTTGTACTTCTGCACCACCACGGAGGACACCGCCGGCTGGCCATCGACTGTGGTGTCCACCGACGTCCCTTCGAGCATCAGCGGCGCCTTCAGGTCCTTGATGTCCCGCAGCGCCGTCATGAAGCTGTCCCGCGTGGGCTCCTTCATGTTCTGGAACGCCTTCTCAAGGGTGGCCCCCACCATGTAGCTCCACATGCAGTGCGGGAACGCCGGCATGTCCGGGTAGTTCCCGTACTTCTTCAGTTCGTCAAGGAATTTCACGACGTCGGAGTCCTTGGCGAATGCCGGACTCTGCGGGGCCTTGGCAAATGACACGGAGTAGATGCCAGGGTAGGCGGAGCCGCCGCCGGGTTCCAGGATGGCGGTTGGGCTTGAGGTGTTGGAGGGCAGGAACCAGCTGGGCTTCCAGCCGATCTGCTGCGCCTTCTGGAGGGCCGCGATGGTGAGCGGCGTGATGGACATGGCGTTGAAGAAGACGTCCGCCCCGGAGGAAGCGAGCTGGGTTAGCTGCGCATCCACCGAAGTGTCAGTCGCCTCGTACGTCTGCTCGCCCACCACGGAGATGTTGGACGCGCCCTTGATTGCGTCCTTGAAGCCCGCGACGTAGCCCTTGCCGTAGTCATCGTTCTGCGACAGGATGGCAACTTTGTGCTGCGCACCCGACTTCGCCAGGAGCTTCCCGAACGCCGCGCCCTCGTTCTGGTAGATGGGCACGAAGCCCAATTGCCAGGGGCTCTGCTTCCGGTCGCTGAACAGCGGGTCGCCGGTCATCACCAGCACTTGCGGGACCTTCTGGCTGATGGCGGCGTCGCGGAACGCCCGGTTGGTGGGCGTTCCCAGGCCGGCGGTGGCAGCAAACACATTGTCAGAGACCATTTGCTGGAAGTTGGCCAGGGACTTTTGGGGATCGTAGGCGTCGTCGTAGGACTTGATGTTCACGGTCCGGGTCTTGCCGTCGCCGAACTTCACCCCGCCCGCGGCATTCACCGCTCCGAAGTAAGCCGAGACCCCGGCGACGGTGCACTTGCCCGGCCCGGCGATTGCGCCGCTGAGCGGGGTGGTGATCCCCAGCGTGATCGCCGAGTCAGTGATCCCCGGAGAGGACGCGGAGCCGCCGCCCTGGCCCCCGCTGTCGCCCCTGCAACCGGACAGGGAGAGCGCGACGGCGGCCGTCAAGGCCACAATGCCAAGTACTCCTCCCGGCTTCTTTCTCATCTTCATGGTCCATCCTGCCTCTCTGTTTGTTCATGTTCCTCCGGCGCAGCATCCGGTACCGGACGATGTGCGGGAGTGGTCTGCTGGGAATTCTCCGCCGCAGGGCGGGATGTGGAACGCCGGGCGGGAGGACGGCGGGTGAGCCTGCGGGTGAGCCTGCGGACCACTCTGGGCAGGCTGACCAGGCCCCCTGGCAACAGGAACAGCACTGCGAGGAGGATCGCGCCCTGGCTGACGGTGGTGAGGTTGGGGTCTATGGCGTTGGTCAACTGCGGAACGAAGACGTAGTAGGCCCCGCCCAGAAGCGAACCTGCAATGCTTCCCGCACCCCCGATGACCATGGCGGCCAGGAGGCTGATGGAATGTCCGAAGTTGAGGGTCTCCGGAGACGTGTACTGCACCGCTGCGAGGTACAGGAAACCACTTGCACCGCCGAATACGGAGGCAATGGTGAAGGCCAGGACCTTGGTTCGGTAGGGCGAAATGCCCATCGAGGCGGCAACAGCCTCATTTTCACGGACCGCCGCGAAGGCCCGCCCGTACTTGCCGTGGACCAGGCTCCGGGCCAGCAGGAATGCTCCGGCTACCACCACCAGCACAATGTAGAACTGCCATTGGTCGTTTGCCAGCCCGGACCAGTCGGGGGCATCAGTGAACCGCGCGGAGACTCCCTGGGAGCCGCCCGTGAACTCGGCGAGCCGTTTGGCCAGGGGGACGCCGACGATCGGCAGGGCGATGGTGACCATCGCAATGGCCAGGCCGCCGAGGCGCGCAGCAGCGAGCGCCACCAGCAGCCCCACCACGCCGGCGATGGCACAGGCTGCAACGAACACCAGCAGGATGTTCCAGCCATGGTTGACGCCGTACGCGGTGACGTAGGCGCCCAGGCCCACAAAGAAGATCTGTCCGAGGTTGACCTGGCCCGTGTATCCCATGATGATGTTCAGCCCCAGCACCGCCACCGCATAGACCCCAATGCGGACCAGGGTTTGGTTTGCAAACGCCGGCAGGATCAGTGGCGCGGCGACCAGCAGAACCGCCACAACGGCAACAAGGACAAGCCGGACCCGCCGGCGGCGTACGGTGGCAGCAGCTGTGCTCATCAGACCCTCACCACGACCTTCCTGCCAAACAGGCCCTGCGGGCGGAGGATGAGGATGACGAAGATCAGCACGAAAGGCACCGCAATCTTGAGGTCGTGGCCAATTAGGGGAACGTAGACGGCCACCAGGTTCTCCAGGACACCGATCGCGGAGGCCGCCACCACGCAGCCGATGGGGCTGTTCAGGCCGCCCAGGATGACGGCGGCGAGCGCATAGACCAGGGCGGTGTCCAGCATGCCCGGGGTCAGCGTCAGCTGCGGTGCCACCAGGACGCCGGCGATGGCTCCGAGCGTCGCCGCGAGCCCCCAGCCCACCATGAGCAGCCGGCCCACGGGAAGCCCGGAGAAAGCGGCCGACGACGGGTTGTCGGCGACGGCGCGGAGGGCCAGTCCCAGCTTGGTTCGGAGGAAGAGCAGTTGCAGGACCACCATGATGACCACGATGGTCACCGCGGTGGCAAGCGACCTGACGCTTACCACCGCCCCAAGGATCTCCACGCTGGTCAGGGGAAAGAGCGACGGAAACGCGAGATTGTTGTAGCCCCACAGCACCGCCGAGATGCCGGTGACGAGGGTGAGCAGTCCAATCGTGACCACCACCGCGGTGTCCGGGTCGCCGCGTTCAAACCGCCGGACCAGGAAACGCTCCACCAGCGCGCCGAAGACGAAGGAAAGCACCACGGCGATGAGGATGGCGACGATGATGGGCAGGCCGAGTTGGACGAAGACGTAGGCAATGTAGGCGGAGAGCACGGCCATGCCGCCCTGGGCGAAGTTGATCAGGCCCGTGGCCTGGTTGACCAGCACGATCGCCAGGGCCAGGGCGGCGTAGATGGAACCGGTGGCGAGGCCGTCGACCACGAGTTGGATAAAGGTTTCCATGCCGGTTCAACCCCCCAGGTAGGCGCGGCGGATCTCGTCCATGCCCTTGAGCTGCGCCGATGTGCCGGTGAGCACGTTTCGGCCTGTTTCCAACACGGTGGCGGTATCGACGAGTGAGAACGCGAGGTTCGCGTTCTGCTCCACCACCAGCATGGCTATGCCGGATTCGAGCCGCAGCCGGCGGATGGCCTGGTACACAGTCTTGGCCGTGCCGGGCGCAAGCCCCAGCGATGCCTCGTCCAGCAGCAGCAGCTTGGGCCTGGCCATAAAGGCCCTGCCCACGGCCAGCATCTGCTGCTCTCCGCCGGACAGTGCCGCAGCCCGGGAGCCCACCCGGTCCTGCAGTTGCGGGAACAGATCGAGGCAGTACTCAATGTCCGTTTCAATGGCCTTCCGGTCCCTGCGGAGATAGGCGCCCACCAACAGGTTTTCCCGGACGCTCAGCTGCCCCAGGGTGCCACGGCCTTCCGGAACGTGGGCAATTCCCAGGGCCGCCACCTGGTCCGACCGGAGGCCACGGATGTCACGGCCGTCGAACCTGATGGTCCCGCCGGTCCTGACCGTGCCGCTAATGGCCCGCAGGGTTGTGGTCTTGCCGGCACCGTTTGCGCCCAGGATCCCCACCGACCCGCCTTCCGGAACACTCAGCGAGACCCCGTCCAGCACCTGCACAGGCCCGTATGACGCGGCGACGTCCTTGAGCTCAAGCAGCGTCATCCGCGGCGTCCTTTCCGATGTAGGCCTCGACCACGCGGGGATCGGACTGCGCCTCGGCCGCGGTGCCCGACATCAGCTTGCGTCCGTGGTCCAGCACCACAACCTGGTCGGTGAGCGCGGAGATCAGTCCCATGTGGTGCTCCACGATGATGATGGTGATGTCCTGCTCCGAGCGGAGGCGCTTGACCGTCGCGATGAGCTGTTCCACTTCGCCGTGGGAAAGTCCGGCCGCAGGCTCGTCGAGCAGGAGCAACGCCGGCCGTGAAAGAAGCGCCCGCCACAGCTCGATGCCTTTGTGCAGACCGTGCGAGAGTTCATCGGCCGGCAGCTCTGCTGCCCAGCCGAGCCCTCCCCGGCTGAGGAGTTCCAGTGCTTCGGTGCGGACTGCCCGCTCCGCCTGGACGGTGCGCGGCAGCCGCAGCGCCCAGGATATGGGACCGCCGGGCAGCCGGGTGTGGGCGCCAAGGAGCACATTCTGCAGGACTGTTGCGTTCAACTGCAGGGCTGGATGCTGGAAGGTGCGGGCCAGGCCCAGGTGGGCCAGCCGGGATGGAGTGCTGCCCGAGACCTCTGTCCCGTCGATGGAAATCGCCCCGGAGCTGGGCTTGTAGTGGCCGCTGATGCAGTTGAACAGGGACGTCTTGCCTGCACCGTTGGGGCCCACCAGGCCTAAAATGACGCCGGGCTCGACGTCGAAGCTGACGTCCTGCAGCACTTTGACCCCGCCGAAGTGCAGGTTGACGTCCTTGAGGCTCAGGCTCGCAGCCACCCTGTACCTTCCTGTCGCATCATCGCTAGGAATGGATGCAGCCGATCAGTACTGCACGAAACCGACGCTACGGATGGCGGACGAAATTGTCAACGATTTTGGCTTGAACTCGCCGCGTCCGATGAAGCGCGAATTTCCCGTGGAGGGGTGGTACTTCAGCCGCCGGCGACGGACTGGATCACCAGGACTTCCTGGCCAGGCAGCACCTCGGTGTCCAGGCCCTGCAGCCGCCGCACCTCATCGCCGTCGACATATATGTTCACGAACCTTCGCAGTGCGCCCGTCTCGTCACGCAGCCGCCGGCCCAGCACGGCATAGTCAGAGGCAACCGCATCAAGCAGGCTTGCCACCGTCACCGGCCCGTCAGCGGGCGCAACCAGTACGGACTGCCCGCCGGCCAAGGGCTGCAGGACGCTGGGAAGCAGCAGCGCAATCTCAGGCACCGGCCACCACTGCCGCCCGGACGCACAGGACATCAGGCAGGTGGGATGCCACCTCCCTGAACGTCTCCCCTTCATCCGCACTCGCGTAGACGGTGCCGCCTCGTGTGCCGAAGTACACCCCGGCTGGTTCGGCGGCGTCCACCGACGCCGCGTCCCGGAGCACGCTGTTGTATTCGTGCTCCGGGAGGCCGGCGCTGAGGCGCTTCCAGGTGTTCCCGGCGTCGTCGGTGCGGTGGACGGCGAGCCTGCCGTCCGGAGGGATGCGTTCGCCGTCGGCCTTCAGCGGGACCACCCAGGCGGTGCCGTCGCGGCGGGGATGGGTCAGCATGACGAAGCCGAAGTCTGCGGGCAGCCCCCCGGCGATGGAGTTCCAGCTGTCCGCGTTGTCGTCCGTCCGGTAGACGCCGTGGTGGTTCTGCGCGTAGAGGCGGCCTTCGACGGCGGCATCCGCGGCGATCTTGTGCACGCATTGGCCGAACTCCGGATTGGGGTCCGGCATGAAGTAGGCCGAGATCCCCTTGTTGCGCGCTTCCCAGGAGGTTCCGCCGTCGTCCGAGCGGTAGACGCCGCCGGTGCTCATGGCGACATGGACGGTCTCACCCGAGGAGTCAACCACGATGGAATGCGCCGCCGCCCCGCCGTAGCCGGCTCCCCATTCACTGCGGTGCGGGTGGTCCCACAGGCCCCGGTTCAACTCGAAGTGCTCCCCGCCGTCCGTGGACTTCCAGAGGGAGATGGGTTCGGCCCCCGCCCAGACCACTCCCGGCCGGGACCCGG
Encoded here:
- a CDS encoding PadR family transcriptional regulator, with the translated sequence MSLRYALLALLRVGPLSGYELQKQFSMSVGHVWHAPDSQIYPELRKMEEEHLIEGEEQPRGQRATRRVYHVTAAGNQAFLDWMQTPLEYARVRDPAHLRAAYLEAASPETARAFFRRHQEQWEAELAQWEGELQRIAQVDNPMLVRRLAVTDPADRERTIAFKRFTYEGLVDRAHAEIAWARRGLELIDTLESPGRATPVPSASPA
- a CDS encoding ABC transporter substrate-binding protein — encoded protein: MKMRKKPGGVLGIVALTAAVALSLSGCRGDSGGQGGGSASSPGITDSAITLGITTPLSGAIAGPGKCTVAGVSAYFGAVNAAGGVKFGDGKTRTVNIKSYDDAYDPQKSLANFQQMVSDNVFAATAGLGTPTNRAFRDAAISQKVPQVLVMTGDPLFSDRKQSPWQLGFVPIYQNEGAAFGKLLAKSGAQHKVAILSQNDDYGKGYVAGFKDAIKGASNISVVGEQTYEATDTSVDAQLTQLASSGADVFFNAMSITPLTIAALQKAQQIGWKPSWFLPSNTSSPTAILEPGGGSAYPGIYSVSFAKAPQSPAFAKDSDVVKFLDELKKYGNYPDMPAFPHCMWSYMVGATLEKAFQNMKEPTRDSFMTALRDIKDLKAPLMLEGTSVDTTVDGQPAVSSVVVQKYNGKGYATVETLAD
- a CDS encoding branched-chain amino acid ABC transporter permease; amino-acid sequence: MSTAAATVRRRRVRLVLVAVVAVLLVAAPLILPAFANQTLVRIGVYAVAVLGLNIIMGYTGQVNLGQIFFVGLGAYVTAYGVNHGWNILLVFVAACAIAGVVGLLVALAAARLGGLAIAMVTIALPIVGVPLAKRLAEFTGGSQGVSARFTDAPDWSGLANDQWQFYIVLVVVAGAFLLARSLVHGKYGRAFAAVRENEAVAASMGISPYRTKVLAFTIASVFGGASGFLYLAAVQYTSPETLNFGHSISLLAAMVIGGAGSIAGSLLGGAYYVFVPQLTNAIDPNLTTVSQGAILLAVLFLLPGGLVSLPRVVRRLTRRLTRRPPARRSTSRPAAENSQQTTPAHRPVPDAAPEEHEQTERQDGP
- a CDS encoding branched-chain amino acid ABC transporter permease; translated protein: METFIQLVVDGLATGSIYAALALAIVLVNQATGLINFAQGGMAVLSAYIAYVFVQLGLPIIVAILIAVVLSFVFGALVERFLVRRFERGDPDTAVVVTIGLLTLVTGISAVLWGYNNLAFPSLFPLTSVEILGAVVSVRSLATAVTIVVIMVVLQLLFLRTKLGLALRAVADNPSSAAFSGLPVGRLLMVGWGLAATLGAIAGVLVAPQLTLTPGMLDTALVYALAAVILGGLNSPIGCVVAASAIGVLENLVAVYVPLIGHDLKIAVPFVLIFVILILRPQGLFGRKVVVRV
- a CDS encoding ABC transporter ATP-binding protein; the encoded protein is MTLLELKDVAASYGPVQVLDGVSLSVPEGGSVGILGANGAGKTTTLRAISGTVRTGGTIRFDGRDIRGLRSDQVAALGIAHVPEGRGTLGQLSVRENLLVGAYLRRDRKAIETDIEYCLDLFPQLQDRVGSRAAALSGGEQQMLAVGRAFMARPKLLLLDEASLGLAPGTAKTVYQAIRRLRLESGIAMLVVEQNANLAFSLVDTATVLETGRNVLTGTSAQLKGMDEIRRAYLGG
- a CDS encoding ABC transporter ATP-binding protein: MAASLSLKDVNLHFGGVKVLQDVSFDVEPGVILGLVGPNGAGKTSLFNCISGHYKPSSGAISIDGTEVSGSTPSRLAHLGLARTFQHPALQLNATVLQNVLLGAHTRLPGGPISWALRLPRTVQAERAVRTEALELLSRGGLGWAAELPADELSHGLHKGIELWRALLSRPALLLLDEPAAGLSHGEVEQLIATVKRLRSEQDITIIIVEHHMGLISALTDQVVVLDHGRKLMSGTAAEAQSDPRVVEAYIGKDAADDAA
- a CDS encoding MoaD/ThiS family protein produces the protein MSCASGRQWWPVPEIALLLPSVLQPLAGGQSVLVAPADGPVTVASLLDAVASDYAVLGRRLRDETGALRRFVNIYVDGDEVRRLQGLDTEVLPGQEVLVIQSVAGG
- a CDS encoding WD40/YVTN/BNR-like repeat-containing protein, producing the protein MVRMATAAESFVLAIGTKKGLWLATSRDRQEWSLTGPHFLMSEIPSIGIDTREGRTRILVGVRSPHWGPTVAHSDDLGTTWTEPEQGAIKFPEDTGAAVERVWQIYPDAGSRPGVVWAGAEPISLWKSTDGGEHFELNRGLWDHPHRSEWGAGYGGAAAHSIVVDSSGETVHVAMSTGGVYRSDDGGTSWEARNKGISAYFMPDPNPEFGQCVHKIAADAAVEGRLYAQNHHGVYRTDDNADSWNSIAGGLPADFGFVMLTHPRRDGTAWVVPLKADGERIPPDGRLAVHRTDDAGNTWKRLSAGLPEHEYNSVLRDAASVDAAEPAGVYFGTRGGTVYASADEGETFREVASHLPDVLCVRAAVVAGA